In a genomic window of Myotis daubentonii chromosome X, mMyoDau2.1, whole genome shotgun sequence:
- the LOC132224861 gene encoding reactive oxygen species modulator 1-like, translating into MPVAVGPYGQSQPSCFNSVKMGFVMGCTVGMMAGVLFGTFSCFRIGMWVQELIGSIGKAMMQSGSTFSIYMAIKMGIQC; encoded by the coding sequence ATGCCAGTGGCCGTGGGTCCCTATGGACAGTCTCAGCCAAGCTGCTTCAACAGCGTGAAGATGGGCTTTGTGATGGGTTGCACCGTGGGCATGATGGCTGGGGTGCTCTTTGGCACATTTTCCTGCTTCAGGATTGGAATGTGGGTTCAGGAGCTGATTGGCAGCATTGGGAAAGCCATGATGCAAAGTGGCAGCACCTTTAGCATATACATGGCTATCAAGATGGGCATCCAATGCTAA